From the genome of Clostridium sp. BNL1100, one region includes:
- a CDS encoding DUF4956 domain-containing protein, whose product MNFNDIFKSNFIEKVSSFSPLDMVIALAVSFALGLFIFYVYKKTFNGVMYSASFGVSLLAMTLITTLIILAVTSNVILSLGMVGALSIVRFRSAIKEPMDIAFLFWSISAGIVTGAGLIPLGVFGSLFIGVVMVLFVNKKTTDNPYILLVNCTDEKAEKLVNSAISDNVKKHMVKSKAVTTSGIELTVEVRLKDSTTEFVNRISDIGGVTNTVLVSYNGEYMS is encoded by the coding sequence ATGAATTTTAATGATATTTTTAAATCCAATTTTATTGAAAAGGTTTCATCTTTTTCACCCTTGGATATGGTAATCGCATTGGCGGTTTCCTTTGCACTTGGATTATTTATATTTTATGTATACAAGAAAACCTTTAATGGTGTAATGTACTCCGCAAGCTTTGGAGTTTCCCTACTGGCAATGACACTTATAACCACGCTGATAATATTGGCGGTAACATCCAACGTTATTCTTTCCCTTGGTATGGTTGGTGCATTGTCTATTGTGCGTTTCAGGTCAGCTATAAAGGAACCCATGGACATAGCATTCCTGTTCTGGTCCATTTCCGCAGGTATTGTAACAGGTGCGGGACTCATACCTCTGGGTGTATTTGGATCATTGTTCATAGGAGTAGTTATGGTATTGTTCGTAAACAAGAAAACCACTGATAATCCGTACATCTTGTTAGTAAATTGTACCGACGAAAAAGCAGAAAAGCTGGTCAACAGTGCAATAAGTGATAATGTTAAAAAACACATGGTTAAATCAAAGGCTGTTACCACAAGCGGAATTGAACTCACTGTAGAAGTCAGACTAAAAGACAGTACTACTGAGTTTGTAAACAGAATTTCTGATATCGGCGGAGTAACAAACACAGTACTTGTAAGCTATAACGGGGAGTACATGTCATAA
- a CDS encoding CotH kinase family protein: MITGKYINILIAVVLLVVVVFTGIFMTVPGSIGITTENSQPEYVTKLFNKDKIISIDIKADKKEWEDMLKNATSEEYIQCDATINGTTYKSVGIRPKGNSSLSMVANSNSDRFSFKLEFDHYIEGQTCMGMDKMVINNIQADSTYMKEYLSLDMMSYMGVTTPLYAYTNVTVNGEKWGFYLAVEAMEESFAKRNYGDDFGKLYKPETMGDRGNGMMKDFPGNQEGQKDIKRENGNQQQQSEAVTGAAAKGNGMNGKENTADTKNNNQDQQKDPNNQNQGENQGGPGGFPGGPGFGGFGNNQGGGADLKYIDDKISSYSNIFEGEIFKGTDADYKRVIKAIENLNNGTELEKYINIDECLRYFAVNTVVVNLDSYFSNMKHNYYLYEDNGQLSMLPWDYNLAFAGFQSGSASAAVNFPIDTPVSGIEMSERPILNKLLEVDEYKEKYHNYLQDIINGYFDNGEFDKKADELNSLIGEYVKNDATAFFSYDKYTSGIAMLKEFGKLRAKSIQGQLDGSIPSTTQGQSKASDKLIDASAINLSVMGTQGGGGRMGRDGANQPQGEQQQGDNQIPQEGMEPPQGNQQQGNGQIPQGGMEPPRGNQQQGDGQMPQGGMEPPQGNQQQGDGQLPPGDMQGFGDMPDRDVMMQAMKIMQSANGKDLTDEQLQQLKALGMTDEQINFTKNMPFGNGGMREGGFPTQNGKNDIGTHNMQSLTRMSVEDAVVLGVCLAFMAAGLLFVVKFKRRKSS; encoded by the coding sequence ATGATAACCGGCAAATATATAAATATACTTATTGCTGTTGTTCTGCTCGTGGTGGTTGTCTTTACCGGAATCTTTATGACTGTTCCCGGCTCAATAGGAATAACCACTGAAAATTCCCAGCCTGAATATGTTACAAAGTTGTTTAATAAGGATAAGATAATTTCTATTGATATAAAGGCAGATAAGAAAGAATGGGAAGACATGTTGAAAAATGCAACAAGTGAAGAGTATATTCAATGTGATGCAACTATCAACGGTACAACCTATAAATCGGTGGGTATAAGGCCTAAAGGTAATTCGAGCTTATCCATGGTAGCAAACAGCAATTCAGACAGATTCAGCTTTAAATTGGAGTTTGATCACTATATAGAGGGACAAACCTGTATGGGGATGGACAAAATGGTTATAAACAATATACAGGCTGACTCCACATATATGAAGGAGTACCTTTCTCTTGACATGATGTCCTATATGGGTGTTACTACTCCTTTATATGCCTACACCAATGTAACCGTAAACGGAGAAAAGTGGGGCTTTTATCTTGCAGTTGAGGCTATGGAGGAGTCCTTCGCCAAGAGAAACTATGGAGACGATTTCGGGAAATTGTATAAGCCTGAAACTATGGGAGACCGGGGAAATGGAATGATGAAGGATTTTCCGGGCAATCAGGAAGGCCAAAAGGATATTAAACGGGAAAACGGAAATCAGCAGCAACAATCAGAAGCAGTTACAGGTGCCGCTGCCAAAGGCAATGGAATGAATGGCAAAGAAAATACAGCTGATACGAAAAATAATAATCAAGACCAACAAAAAGACCCAAATAATCAGAATCAGGGCGAAAATCAGGGAGGTCCCGGAGGTTTCCCGGGAGGGCCGGGATTCGGCGGATTTGGGAATAACCAAGGCGGAGGGGCCGACCTGAAATATATCGATGATAAAATAAGCAGTTATTCAAACATATTTGAAGGGGAAATATTTAAAGGTACCGATGCAGACTATAAAAGAGTTATAAAAGCTATTGAGAATCTAAACAACGGAACAGAACTTGAAAAATATATTAATATTGATGAATGTCTTAGATATTTCGCAGTAAATACAGTGGTAGTTAACCTGGACAGTTATTTCAGCAATATGAAGCATAACTATTACCTTTATGAGGACAACGGTCAGCTTTCAATGCTCCCATGGGATTATAATCTTGCTTTTGCAGGATTTCAGTCGGGGTCGGCGTCGGCAGCGGTAAACTTCCCTATAGACACGCCGGTATCAGGCATTGAAATGTCTGAGAGACCGATTTTAAACAAACTTCTTGAAGTTGATGAGTATAAGGAAAAATATCATAATTATTTGCAGGACATAATTAACGGGTATTTTGACAACGGAGAATTTGACAAAAAAGCGGATGAACTGAATTCATTGATTGGGGAGTATGTTAAAAATGATGCAACGGCATTTTTTTCATATGACAAATATACCTCAGGCATAGCTATGCTGAAAGAATTCGGCAAGCTAAGAGCAAAAAGTATTCAGGGACAGCTTGACGGAAGTATTCCATCAACTACCCAAGGACAGTCAAAGGCTTCTGACAAATTAATAGATGCATCTGCAATAAACCTTTCAGTTATGGGGACACAAGGCGGAGGCGGCAGAATGGGCAGAGATGGTGCAAACCAACCGCAAGGAGAGCAGCAACAAGGTGATAATCAAATACCTCAGGAAGGAATGGAGCCGCCTCAAGGGAACCAACAGCAAGGCAATGGCCAAATACCACAGGGAGGCATGGAACCGCCCCGAGGGAATCAGCAGCAGGGTGATGGTCAAATGCCACAGGGAGGAATGGAGCCGCCACAAGGGAACCAACAGCAAGGTGATGGTCAATTGCCGCCGGGTGATATGCAGGGCTTCGGGGATATGCCTGACAGGGATGTGATGATGCAGGCGATGAAGATAATGCAATCCGCCAACGGAAAAGATTTGACTGACGAACAGCTCCAGCAATTAAAAGCACTTGGAATGACTGACGAACAGATAAATTTTACTAAAAATATGCCCTTCGGAAATGGAGGCATGAGGGAAGGCGGATTTCCTACACAAAACGGTAAAAATGATATAGGAACCCATAATATGCAGTCATTAACACGAATGTCTGTTGAGGATGCTGTGGTATTGGGAGTTTGTTTAGCATTTATGGCAGCAGGACTGTTATTTGTCGTAAAATTTAAACGTAGAAAAAGCAGTTGA
- a CDS encoding hemolysin family protein has product MLTKVLLLVILVLLNAFFSGSEIALISLNDKIIKKQAEEGDKKAKQLYSFLSEPSRFLATIQIGITLAGFLASAFATESFVDDLTGLLIKAGLPVAESVIRSVSLVVITIILSYFTLVFGELIPKRLAMQKAEFLANIAVGPLMFLSRVTNPFVRFLTFSTNFFIKIFGGNPAGGDDEKVTEEEIRMMMEVGEERGVIQDSEKEMIDNIFEFDNKHVSEIMTHRTDIDGIPVDSDLEYVLYVMNRDKYTRVPVYSENLDNIVGILHVKDLLEYTQNNAKDFSLKKITRSAYFVPESKRTDELFKEMQKNKVHLAVVIDEYGGTAGIVTIEDLLEEIVGNIFDEYDVEQKDIEYLENDTYIFGGAISLDKVEEVLDEDLPADEFDTLGGFILKLLGRIPKVDEKPIVQYENIVFRVTEMEGKRIVKVQASKKENV; this is encoded by the coding sequence TTGTTAACTAAAGTTTTACTGCTTGTGATTCTTGTACTGCTAAATGCATTTTTTTCGGGGTCTGAGATTGCCCTCATTTCTTTGAATGACAAAATAATTAAGAAGCAAGCGGAAGAGGGAGATAAAAAAGCAAAACAGCTCTATAGCTTTCTTAGCGAGCCAAGCAGGTTTTTGGCAACCATTCAGATAGGTATAACATTGGCAGGTTTCCTTGCAAGTGCATTTGCAACGGAAAGCTTTGTGGACGATTTAACAGGATTATTGATAAAGGCGGGTTTGCCTGTTGCTGAATCCGTTATCAGAAGTGTTTCACTTGTAGTGATTACCATAATTCTTTCGTACTTTACATTGGTTTTCGGTGAGTTGATACCTAAAAGATTGGCAATGCAAAAGGCGGAGTTCTTAGCCAACATTGCTGTAGGACCATTGATGTTCTTATCCCGCGTAACAAATCCTTTTGTAAGATTTCTGACGTTTTCAACAAACTTCTTCATTAAGATTTTTGGAGGAAATCCGGCAGGTGGGGACGACGAAAAAGTAACCGAGGAAGAAATCAGGATGATGATGGAAGTCGGAGAAGAGAGAGGCGTTATTCAGGATTCTGAAAAGGAAATGATTGACAATATATTTGAGTTTGATAATAAACATGTTTCTGAGATAATGACGCATCGTACAGATATCGATGGTATCCCTGTGGATTCAGACCTTGAATATGTTTTATATGTCATGAACCGGGACAAATATACCAGAGTGCCTGTTTACAGTGAAAATTTGGATAATATTGTGGGCATACTGCATGTAAAGGATTTATTGGAGTACACGCAAAATAATGCTAAGGACTTTAGCCTGAAAAAAATTACAAGAAGTGCTTACTTTGTTCCGGAATCAAAGAGAACTGACGAGTTATTTAAAGAAATGCAGAAGAACAAGGTTCATCTGGCAGTTGTAATAGATGAGTACGGTGGCACAGCGGGAATAGTTACAATAGAAGATTTGCTGGAAGAAATAGTTGGAAACATTTTTGACGAATACGATGTAGAACAAAAAGATATAGAATATCTTGAGAATGATACTTATATTTTCGGTGGTGCAATCAGTCTTGACAAGGTTGAGGAAGTATTGGACGAAGATCTTCCTGCTGACGAATTTGATACCTTGGGAGGTTTTATTCTAAAGCTTCTGGGTCGAATACCAAAAGTAGATGAGAAACCTATTGTTCAGTATGAAAATATAGTTTTTAGAGTAACCGAAATGGAAGGTAAGAGAATAGTAAAGGTACAGGCAAGTAAAAAGGAAAATGTTTAA
- a CDS encoding DUF2089 domain-containing protein, whose amino-acid sequence MAREAIGKCPVCGNETEVTRITCNSCDTVIEGHFKLCKFCKLTNDQRAFLDVFIKCRGNIKEVEKELGVSYPTVKNKLEDVAAALGHKGEPQPEVPGRKKEILDKLNSGEISVEEAIELMKE is encoded by the coding sequence ATGGCAAGAGAAGCTATCGGCAAATGCCCGGTCTGCGGAAACGAGACTGAAGTAACAAGGATAACATGTAACAGCTGTGATACTGTTATTGAAGGGCATTTTAAACTATGCAAGTTCTGCAAGCTTACAAATGATCAAAGAGCATTTTTGGACGTATTCATAAAGTGCAGAGGAAATATAAAGGAAGTTGAAAAAGAGCTGGGCGTGTCATATCCCACAGTAAAGAATAAGCTGGAAGATGTAGCGGCCGCACTTGGACATAAAGGTGAACCGCAGCCCGAAGTTCCAGGTAGAAAGAAGGAAATACTTGATAAGCTTAACAGCGGAGAAATTAGTGTTGAAGAAGCAATAGAACTGATGAAGGAATAA
- a CDS encoding DUF4097 family beta strand repeat-containing protein, giving the protein MSISEEKLLILKMLEEKKITSEEAAKLLAALDEKAEQESANGYKGNQKANGFTEEAAKVREKVNEWKKGFKNNYNQADFDNMIDDFANKAEKIGKNVASTTFGIVDKVIDYVGSFVDTNSFNVFGSCQTVQKNFEVYPSEDATFDIAGVNGAITIKKHLDSKIVIISRIKSSVPDGEGVVTFSDDPANISIKVNSTGFNVSVSHEIFIPDIKFKKIAIQNSNGKIYIEDSISEEITAVTKNAHIELMGVNSDRISVNTKNGRIQLNYIIGDTIDINTSNAVIDIKHIKAKSVNAVTKNGRISIENAQNVNGETDMDMYLKTSNGGIKVNMNDMDSRVYKVKAHATNGTINLLVPEILYHNVNRQGTGGSFIEAESKNYESGLCKVNITAETMNGHVEIVK; this is encoded by the coding sequence ATGTCTATAAGCGAAGAAAAATTATTAATACTAAAGATGCTTGAAGAAAAGAAAATCACAAGCGAAGAGGCTGCAAAATTACTGGCGGCTCTTGATGAAAAGGCAGAACAGGAATCTGCTAATGGATACAAAGGTAACCAAAAGGCAAACGGCTTTACTGAAGAGGCAGCAAAAGTAAGAGAAAAGGTTAATGAATGGAAAAAAGGATTCAAGAACAATTATAATCAGGCTGATTTTGATAATATGATTGATGATTTTGCTAATAAAGCTGAAAAAATCGGTAAAAACGTTGCCTCAACAACATTTGGAATTGTAGACAAGGTAATAGATTATGTAGGAAGCTTCGTAGATACAAATTCTTTTAACGTTTTCGGAAGCTGTCAAACGGTTCAAAAGAACTTTGAGGTCTACCCTTCCGAAGATGCAACCTTTGACATAGCAGGAGTAAATGGAGCAATTACTATAAAAAAGCATCTCGATTCAAAAATTGTTATTATATCAAGAATTAAAAGCTCAGTGCCCGACGGAGAGGGAGTTGTTACATTTTCCGATGATCCGGCCAATATTTCTATAAAGGTTAACAGTACTGGATTTAATGTTAGTGTATCCCATGAAATATTTATTCCTGACATTAAGTTTAAAAAAATTGCAATTCAGAACTCAAATGGTAAAATATATATTGAAGATTCTATTTCTGAAGAAATCACAGCTGTTACCAAAAATGCACATATAGAGTTGATGGGAGTAAACAGTGACAGGATTTCCGTAAACACAAAAAATGGTAGAATCCAGTTAAATTACATTATCGGGGACACCATTGATATAAATACCTCAAATGCTGTTATAGATATAAAACACATAAAAGCAAAATCTGTTAATGCAGTTACAAAAAATGGCAGAATTAGTATTGAAAATGCCCAGAATGTTAATGGGGAAACTGATATGGATATGTACCTCAAAACCTCAAATGGGGGCATAAAGGTGAATATGAATGATATGGACAGCAGGGTTTACAAAGTAAAAGCCCATGCAACCAATGGAACTATCAACTTGCTGGTTCCGGAAATTCTATATCATAATGTTAACCGTCAGGGTACAGGCGGAAGTTTTATCGAAGCGGAAAGCAAAAATTATGAGTCTGGACTCTGCAAGGTTAATATAACCGCAGAAACTATGAACGGTCATGTAGAAATTGTAAAGTAG
- the prfA gene encoding peptide chain release factor 1 yields the protein MFDKLQAAEDRYEEISHKLSDPDVINNQDEYKKYMKEYSDLEEIVQKYREYTKVTKEIEEARELLDQTLDKDFREMVQQEFQEAQEKLEVIKRQLKILIVPKDPNDDKNVIVEIRGGAGGEEAALFAGVLFRAMTKYAEKKRWKYEIMDSNPTELGGFKEVVFSIEGKGAYSRLKFESGVHRVQRVPSTESSGRIHTSTITVAVLPEVEEVDVDINPSDLRIDTYRASGAGGQHINKTDSAIRITHMPTGIVVSCQDERSQHKNKDRAMKILRSKLYEIAQEQQINEVAQDRKSQVGTGDRSERIRTYNYPQGRVTDHRINLTLYKLEQVLDGDLDELIDALITTDQSEKLGSGTDDED from the coding sequence ATGTTTGACAAACTTCAGGCTGCAGAAGACAGATACGAGGAGATAAGCCACAAGCTTAGTGACCCCGATGTCATTAACAACCAGGATGAATATAAAAAATATATGAAAGAGTATTCTGATCTGGAAGAAATCGTTCAGAAGTACAGGGAATACACAAAAGTAACAAAAGAAATTGAAGAGGCAAGAGAACTTCTTGATCAGACTTTGGACAAGGACTTCAGGGAGATGGTTCAGCAGGAGTTTCAAGAAGCTCAGGAAAAACTTGAGGTAATAAAAAGACAGCTGAAAATATTGATTGTACCCAAAGACCCAAATGATGATAAAAACGTTATTGTTGAAATACGTGGAGGAGCTGGCGGTGAAGAAGCTGCATTATTTGCCGGAGTACTTTTCAGAGCTATGACAAAGTATGCGGAAAAAAAACGTTGGAAGTATGAAATTATGGACTCCAATCCTACCGAATTGGGCGGTTTCAAGGAAGTTGTGTTTTCCATAGAAGGAAAGGGTGCGTACAGCAGGCTTAAATTTGAAAGTGGAGTACACAGGGTTCAAAGAGTACCATCTACAGAATCAAGCGGACGTATTCACACCTCAACCATAACTGTTGCCGTTTTGCCGGAAGTTGAGGAAGTTGACGTAGATATCAATCCCAGTGATTTAAGGATAGACACTTACAGAGCCAGCGGTGCAGGAGGACAGCACATTAACAAGACTGATTCTGCAATAAGAATAACCCATATGCCTACAGGAATTGTGGTAAGCTGTCAGGATGAACGTTCACAGCACAAAAACAAAGATAGGGCTATGAAAATACTTCGTTCAAAACTTTATGAAATAGCGCAGGAACAGCAGATAAACGAGGTTGCTCAGGACAGGAAGAGTCAGGTTGGAACAGGTGACAGAAGTGAAAGAATCAGAACCTACAACTATCCTCAGGGACGAGTAACCGACCATCGTATCAATCTTACACTGTACAAGCTGGAGCAGGTACTTGACGGAGACCTTGACGAACTCATAGATGCTCTCATAACTACAGACCAATCCGAGAAGCTCGGAAGCGGTACTGATGATGAGGATTAA
- a CDS encoding ZIP family metal transporter gives MFSRHTILKEEINVEHILKITIVGLISGITGTGIGGLIAFFVDKRISNRLLSSILEFSAGLMTAVVCFELVPEAFKIAGLNLTIIGMGLGILIVIILDDMVKRLDSVKNTKGNSSLLRAGILVSVGLALHNLPEGFAVGSGFEASVKLGLTLTIIIAIHDVPEGIAMALPMKIGGFSAKKAFLLTVLSGVPMGLGAFIGAVLGHVSQQFIALCLGFAGGAMLYVVFGELIPESKRIYLGRMSSVGNILGIVCGIIVTMLN, from the coding sequence ATGTTTAGTAGACATACTATTTTGAAAGAGGAAATTAATGTGGAACATATATTGAAGATAACAATTGTGGGCTTGATATCAGGCATTACCGGAACAGGTATTGGCGGATTGATAGCCTTTTTTGTGGATAAAAGGATAAGCAACAGGCTGCTTAGCTCAATTTTAGAATTTTCAGCAGGATTGATGACAGCTGTAGTGTGCTTTGAACTCGTCCCCGAAGCCTTTAAGATTGCGGGACTGAATTTGACAATCATAGGAATGGGCTTGGGGATATTGATTGTAATAATCCTTGACGATATGGTGAAAAGGCTTGATAGCGTGAAAAATACAAAAGGCAATTCAAGTTTGCTTCGAGCGGGAATACTTGTATCGGTAGGTCTCGCACTTCATAACCTCCCTGAAGGATTTGCCGTTGGTTCAGGCTTTGAAGCTTCTGTTAAGCTAGGGCTTACTCTTACTATTATAATTGCCATTCATGATGTACCCGAAGGTATTGCAATGGCACTTCCCATGAAAATAGGGGGTTTTTCTGCAAAAAAGGCTTTTCTGTTGACTGTACTGTCAGGGGTACCAATGGGCTTGGGAGCTTTTATTGGAGCAGTTTTAGGCCATGTCTCCCAGCAATTTATTGCACTGTGCCTTGGCTTTGCTGGAGGAGCCATGTTGTATGTAGTCTTCGGTGAACTTATCCCAGAATCCAAGAGGATTTATCTGGGGAGAATGTCATCGGTAGGCAATATATTGGGAATAGTATGTGGTATAATAGTAACGATGCTCAATTAG
- a CDS encoding L-threonylcarbamoyladenylate synthase: MKTQVIKIDVENIDIIALEPAAEALKQGMTVAFPTETVYGLGANALDGVAVNKIFKAKGRPSDNPLIVHIADREKVSELTSFIPNKAVALMDKLWPGPLTLVMKKSSVIPREITAGLDTVAIRMPGHPVALQLIKLAGIPVAAPSANVSGKPSPTTAQHVLDDLEGKIEIIIDAGSSRVGLESTVLDVSVDPPVLLRPGGITPRQIEEIIGHIDIDKTIMEKATADNVPKSPGMKYKHYSPKAHVIIVESSDMDKQAEVLCRLAEKYIKEDKKVGVCSTDQTFDRYPLYETISMGDRNHPETIASSLFSILREFDDRGVDIILAEAVDQNGVGLAIMNRMVKAAGYDIVKADLV, from the coding sequence TTGAAAACACAGGTTATTAAAATAGATGTAGAAAATATAGACATAATTGCATTAGAGCCGGCTGCTGAAGCGTTAAAGCAGGGCATGACCGTGGCTTTCCCTACAGAAACTGTGTACGGCCTGGGAGCCAATGCCCTTGACGGAGTAGCTGTAAACAAAATATTCAAGGCTAAGGGAAGACCGTCCGATAATCCTCTTATAGTACATATCGCAGACAGAGAGAAGGTATCGGAGTTGACTTCCTTTATCCCTAATAAAGCGGTTGCATTAATGGACAAGCTTTGGCCCGGGCCGCTTACCCTCGTAATGAAAAAAAGTTCTGTTATTCCAAGAGAGATAACAGCAGGGCTGGATACGGTTGCCATAAGAATGCCGGGACATCCTGTTGCCCTTCAACTTATAAAACTTGCAGGTATTCCTGTTGCCGCCCCCAGTGCCAATGTTTCGGGCAAACCGAGTCCCACTACCGCACAGCATGTACTGGATGACCTAGAAGGGAAAATAGAAATAATAATTGATGCAGGCAGTTCCAGAGTAGGACTTGAATCCACTGTTCTTGATGTTTCGGTAGACCCTCCGGTGCTTTTAAGGCCGGGAGGAATAACACCACGCCAAATAGAAGAAATTATAGGACATATAGATATTGATAAGACGATTATGGAGAAAGCGACTGCGGATAATGTACCAAAGTCACCGGGAATGAAGTACAAACACTATTCTCCCAAGGCCCATGTTATTATAGTTGAAAGCAGCGATATGGACAAACAGGCTGAAGTACTGTGCCGTTTAGCGGAAAAATATATAAAGGAAGACAAAAAAGTTGGAGTATGTTCTACAGATCAGACCTTTGACAGGTATCCTCTCTATGAGACGATTTCCATGGGCGACAGAAATCACCCCGAAACTATTGCATCCAGCCTGTTTTCAATTTTAAGAGAATTTGATGACAGGGGAGTTGACATTATTCTGGCAGAAGCTGTTGATCAAAACGGTGTAGGATTGGCAATAATGAATAGGATGGTAAAAGCAGCCGGATATGATATTGTCAAGGCAGACCTTGTTTAG
- a CDS encoding low molecular weight protein arginine phosphatase gives MKESNSLTDSIKIIFVCTGNTCRSCMAEGLMKEALKDLQNSRRIITVSRGINAFDGEPASGHSIKALKNLCNIDISSHKAKMLSNMDAEQADLILTMTRQHRDIIKRLWPQKKTQIFTLKEYVYPDLNPDGSVADISDPYGMPYGVYEACAKELQECIKLLLNKLSFF, from the coding sequence ATGAAGGAAAGTAACTCATTAACAGATTCCATAAAGATAATATTCGTTTGTACCGGTAATACATGCCGCAGTTGTATGGCAGAAGGATTGATGAAAGAGGCTTTAAAAGATCTGCAGAATTCCCGAAGAATAATAACCGTATCAAGGGGAATAAATGCATTTGACGGTGAGCCAGCTTCGGGGCACTCCATAAAAGCACTGAAAAACCTGTGTAATATAGACATATCTTCTCACAAGGCAAAAATGCTCAGCAATATGGATGCAGAACAGGCAGATTTGATTCTGACAATGACAAGACAGCACAGGGATATTATTAAAAGATTATGGCCCCAGAAAAAAACTCAGATTTTTACATTAAAAGAGTATGTTTATCCGGATTTAAACCCAGATGGTAGTGTGGCTGATATAAGTGATCCCTACGGAATGCCGTATGGCGTATACGAGGCTTGTGCCAAGGAATTACAGGAATGTATAAAACTGCTTTTAAACAAATTGAGTTTTTTTTGA
- the rpiB gene encoding ribose 5-phosphate isomerase B, which produces MMIAIGSDHAGYLLKADIIKFLESKGLEVKDFGTNCPDSVDYPDYGRAVAEAVASKECEKGILICGTGIGISIAANKVPGARAALCTDSYMAKMCRQHNDANIIAIGERVVGPGLALDIIETWLETEFLGGRHQNRLNKISDIEKKYLIK; this is translated from the coding sequence ATTATGATTGCAATAGGAAGTGACCATGCGGGATATCTGTTAAAAGCAGATATTATAAAGTTTTTGGAGAGCAAGGGACTTGAGGTGAAGGACTTTGGTACAAACTGTCCGGATTCAGTTGATTATCCTGATTATGGACGGGCTGTAGCAGAGGCTGTAGCCAGTAAGGAATGTGAAAAAGGTATTTTAATATGCGGTACCGGGATTGGCATTTCAATAGCTGCCAATAAGGTTCCGGGTGCAAGAGCAGCATTGTGTACCGACAGCTATATGGCCAAAATGTGCAGACAGCACAATGATGCCAACATAATCGCTATAGGCGAAAGAGTTGTAGGACCGGGACTTGCTCTCGATATAATTGAAACATGGCTGGAAACAGAATTTCTTGGTGGAAGACACCAGAACAGGCTTAACAAAATTTCAGACATTGAAAAAAAATATTTGATAAAGTGA
- the upp gene encoding uracil phosphoribosyltransferase: MENVFVFDHPLIQHKISLLRDKNTNTKEFRELVAEIAMLMGYEVTRNMPLKEVEIETPIGMAKTKVISGKKLGIIPILRAGLGMVDGMLRLIPMAKVGHIGLYRDPDSLEPVEYYCKLPVDVEEREIVVLDPMLATGGSASAAIQFIKNRGVKNIKLMCLIAAKAGIERMQKDHPDVEIYCAAVDEILNDHAYIVPGLGDAGDRLFGTK; encoded by the coding sequence ATGGAGAATGTATTTGTTTTTGACCACCCGCTCATACAACATAAGATATCGCTACTTAGAGACAAGAACACAAATACAAAGGAATTCAGAGAATTAGTAGCAGAAATAGCAATGCTTATGGGTTACGAAGTTACCAGAAATATGCCACTAAAAGAAGTGGAAATTGAAACTCCTATAGGAATGGCTAAAACCAAGGTTATTTCAGGAAAGAAACTTGGAATAATCCCGATATTGAGAGCTGGTCTGGGAATGGTTGACGGTATGCTGAGACTTATCCCAATGGCAAAAGTAGGACATATCGGGTTATATAGAGACCCGGATTCATTAGAACCGGTTGAATACTACTGCAAGCTGCCAGTTGACGTTGAGGAGAGAGAGATAGTTGTTCTTGACCCAATGCTCGCTACAGGTGGTTCGGCATCAGCAGCAATCCAGTTTATCAAAAACAGAGGCGTAAAGAATATAAAGCTTATGTGCCTTATTGCTGCAAAAGCAGGAATTGAGAGAATGCAGAAGGATCACCCGGATGTTGAAATCTACTGCGCAGCAGTTGATGAAATCCTTAATGATCATGCATATATCGTTCCCGGACTTGGAGATGCAGGCGATAGATTATTCGGAACAAAATAA